One Danio rerio strain Tuebingen ecotype United States chromosome 9, GRCz12tu, whole genome shotgun sequence genomic region harbors:
- the egfl6 gene encoding epidermal growth factor-like protein 6 isoform 2 (isoform 2 is encoded by transcript variant 2), which produces MSGLGVCRYGSRLECCYGWKKNTKGQCEAQCDLGCKHGECVGPNKCKCFPGYTGKTCSQDLNECGLKPRPCEHRCMNTFGSYMCYCLNGYMLMPDGSCANSRTCSLAHCQYGCEEVQSEVRCLCPSPGLQLGSDGKTCEDIDECATGKNQCPFNRQCTNTFGSYYCKCQPGYDLKYINGKYDCVDVNECTSNTHKCSHHAECINTLGSYKCKCKQGFRGSGFDCSVKPFYHRSWDSSKGNTDVLVNAIPDFPSKTRILGKFENSIPEPVLTESPRQHLQPFDYDGEVYIGAPQETPVFPEEEEVEEEEEEDTENQLEDEELTSRGDVFSQDDFVSFYQSELELKEIQAAPLKERFLTDCDFDRGACEWVQDNADDLDWTIKYHPDGREYYLALEGPVGNRREQARMKLLLEDHMRQSSFCLRFDFRIEGPQTGVLRVKLDNSAISIWERKQSQKQSWQSEQISISWTDSNPEAVVFEAERGRSGTGEIALDHVLLISGECSEDKTLDF; this is translated from the exons CTCAGTGTGATCTGGGCTGCAAACACGGCGAGTGTGTCGGCCCCAACAAATGCAAGTGTTTTCCTGGATACACTGGAAAGACCTGCAGCCAAG ATCTGAATGAGTGTGGTCTGAAGCCTCGTCCCTGTGAGCATCGCTGTATGAACACATTCGGCAGCTATATGTGCTACTGCTTAAACGGCTACATGCTAATGCCTGATGGATCCTGTGCAA ACTCCAGGACGTGCTCTCTGGCTCACTGTCAGTACGGCTGTGAGGAGGTGCAGTCTGAGGTTCGCTGTCTCTGTCCATCCCCTGGCCTTCAGCTCGGGTCTGATGGAAAGACCTGCGAGG ACATTGATGAATGTGCGACTGGGAAAAACCAGTGTCCGTTTAACCGGCAGTGCACAAACACATTCGGCAGCTACTACTGCAAGTGTCAGCCAGGATACGACCTCAAATACATCAATGGAAAATACGACTGCGTTG atgtAAATGAGTGCACGTCGAACACACACAAGTGCAGTCATCACGCTGAATGCATCAACACTCTTGGGTCCTACAAGTGTAAATGCAAGCAGGGCTTCCGTGGCAGCGGATTCGATTGTTCAG tCAAGCCATTTTATCACAGATCCTGGGACAGCAGTAAAGGAAACACAGATGTGCTTGTGAACG CGATTCCCGATTTTCCGTCCAAAACCCGGATTTTGGGTAAATTTGAGAACAGCATCCCAGAGCCTGTGCTGACTGAATCTCCTCGACAGCATCTGCAACCCTTCGATTATGATGGAGAGGTTTACATCGGCGCTCCACAGGAAACACCAGTGTTTCCTGAGGAAGAAGAAgtggaagaggaagaggaagaggacaCAGAGAACCAGCTGGAGGATGAAGAGCTGACCAGCAGAGGAGACGTGTTTT CTCAGGAtgattttgtgtctttttatCAATCAGAGTTAGAGTTGAAGGAGATCCAGGCGGCGCCGCTGAAGGAAA GATTTCTGACGGATTGTGACTTTGACCGCGGTGCTTGTGAATGGGTTCAGGATAACGCAGATGATCTGGACTGGACCATCAAATATCATCCAGACG GGCGGGAGTATTACCTGGCTCTCGAGGGCCCCGTGGGGAACAGGCGTGAGCAGGCCCGCATGAAGCTCCTGCTGGAAGATCACATGCGGCAGAGCAGCTTCTGTCTGAGGTTTGATTTCCGCATTGAGGGTCCGCAGACGGGTGTTTTACGGGTGAAACTGGACAACAGCGCCATCTCCATCTGGGAGAGAAAACAGAGTCAGAAGCAGAGCTGGCAGAGCGAGCAGATCAGCATCAGCTGGACAGACAGTAATCCTGAAGCG gTGGTCTTTGAGGCTGAGCGGGGACGCTCCGGCACTGGAGAAATCGCTCTGGATCATGTGCTGCTGATCTCTGGAGAATGTTCAGAAGATAAAACACTCGACTTCTAG
- the egfl6 gene encoding epidermal growth factor-like protein 6 isoform X2, translating into MAHVFGLWGKPEHQEETHGNTGRTCKLHTESPTYPAETRISNLLAVRPQCKPLSHSASQLVNKNKKNSELIGHIKLCDLITVNVLHALFLLSSFSFADIDECATGKNQCPFNRQCTNTFGSYYCKCQPGYDLKYINGKYDCVDVNECTSNTHKCSHHAECINTLGSYKCKCKQGFRGSGFDCSAIPDFPSKTRILGKFENSIPEPVLTESPRQHLQPFDYDGEVYIGAPQETPVFPEEEEVEEEEEEDTENQLEDEELTSRGDVFSQDDFVSFYQSELELKEIQAAPLKERFLTDCDFDRGACEWVQDNADDLDWTIKYHPDGREYYLALEGPVGNRREQARMKLLLEDHMRQSSFCLRFDFRIEGPQTGVLRVKLDNSAISIWERKQSQKQSWQSEQISISWTDSNPEAVVFEAERGRSGTGEIALDHVLLISGECSEDKTLDF; encoded by the exons atggcacatgtgtttggactgtgggggaaaccggagcaccaggaggaaacccatggcaacactgggagaacatgcaaactccacacagaatcgccaacttacccagctgaaactcgaatcagcaaccttcttgctgtgaggccacagtgcaaaccactgagccacagtgcctcCCAGCTAgtaaacaagaacaaaaaaaactCTGAACTCATTGGTCATATCAAGCTCTGTGATCTAATAACAGTGAATGTTCTCCATGCACTCTTCTTGTTGTCCTCTTTCTCTTTCGCAGACATTGATGAATGTGCGACTGGGAAAAACCAGTGTCCGTTTAACCGGCAGTGCACAAACACATTCGGCAGCTACTACTGCAAGTGTCAGCCAGGATACGACCTCAAATACATCAATGGAAAATACGACTGCGTTG atgtAAATGAGTGCACGTCGAACACACACAAGTGCAGTCATCACGCTGAATGCATCAACACTCTTGGGTCCTACAAGTGTAAATGCAAGCAGGGCTTCCGTGGCAGCGGATTCGATTGTTCAG CGATTCCCGATTTTCCGTCCAAAACCCGGATTTTGGGTAAATTTGAGAACAGCATCCCAGAGCCTGTGCTGACTGAATCTCCTCGACAGCATCTGCAACCCTTCGATTATGATGGAGAGGTTTACATCGGCGCTCCACAGGAAACACCAGTGTTTCCTGAGGAAGAAGAAgtggaagaggaagaggaagaggacaCAGAGAACCAGCTGGAGGATGAAGAGCTGACCAGCAGAGGAGACGTGTTTT CTCAGGAtgattttgtgtctttttatCAATCAGAGTTAGAGTTGAAGGAGATCCAGGCGGCGCCGCTGAAGGAAA GATTTCTGACGGATTGTGACTTTGACCGCGGTGCTTGTGAATGGGTTCAGGATAACGCAGATGATCTGGACTGGACCATCAAATATCATCCAGACG GGCGGGAGTATTACCTGGCTCTCGAGGGCCCCGTGGGGAACAGGCGTGAGCAGGCCCGCATGAAGCTCCTGCTGGAAGATCACATGCGGCAGAGCAGCTTCTGTCTGAGGTTTGATTTCCGCATTGAGGGTCCGCAGACGGGTGTTTTACGGGTGAAACTGGACAACAGCGCCATCTCCATCTGGGAGAGAAAACAGAGTCAGAAGCAGAGCTGGCAGAGCGAGCAGATCAGCATCAGCTGGACAGACAGTAATCCTGAAGCG gTGGTCTTTGAGGCTGAGCGGGGACGCTCCGGCACTGGAGAAATCGCTCTGGATCATGTGCTGCTGATCTCTGGAGAATGTTCAGAAGATAAAACACTCGACTTCTAG